GGGATGTCTATTTCGACCCGCCAAGATTGCCCGCGAGTCCCAAAGGATTTTGCGCAATATGCCACTCTGGCCGGTATAGCGTCCACCCTTTGGAAAGGTGCTGTTTCGCCACACAGATAGATCCTGGTTTGGTCTAGATTTCCCAGACTTCCTCTGCATCTACATCTTCAACGACAGCTGCCGCGACTGGCGCAGGAGCAGGCCTTTTAGGTGCGGGTGTTGAGGGTATCTTGGCCGGGCGCCCCGTCGCGCCGCCGCTGGGCGTTATGTCGCCAGGGTCACGCAATACATAGTGATCACCATCGAGCAGGAAAATCCGCTTGTCGGCCCTCACCCACTGGATACGTTTGAGGAGATTTGCCGGCACAATCGGTTTTGCAACAAAGTGATTGGCGCCTGCATCCATTGACGCTTTCACAACTTCTGGCTTGGTGTGAGCTGTGAGCATGATCGCGGGCGTGCGAGCCGCAGCACCACTGTCTTTGTGGCGCAGGTGACGCAGGAAGGCGATCCCGTCCATGGGCTCCATATGCCAGTCGCACAGGATCAGGTCCGGCGTTTTGGCATTGATCATCTCCAATGCAGTCGCGCCGTCGCCGGCAAACCGCAGGTCACGCGTTCCAAAAGCAAGAAGCAGTTCCTTCAGCAGCCGTCGGGTGTTTGCATTGTCGTCAACCGCAACAATCCCCACGCCTGCCAGAACCCCAAGCCCTGGTTTTTGGTCTTTCCCCGGCATTCTTGCCTGCCTCGCCCCAACGATGTCTTGGACTGCTATGGCGAAAAACCGCCTACGCTCCAAAACAGACTTCACTCCACCCGGCCATTTCTTTCCGGGATGCTGTGCAGTGTGACCCGAATCGCCTTAAGACTGCTTAACGCCTCGGATTTTTCTCATCCTTTTGCGAATGGCTGAAATTCTTGTGTCGACATAGATGTCTTGACCCAGAGGCCAGATATGCACCATATTTTGTTAACCATGTATGCGTAACCACAAAATATTGTGGCTACATGGGATTTGAGATCACCTTGGTCGTTGGGGGCGAACCATGCAGATCGGACGCCACTACACCGATAAAGTAACTGGTCCCTATGCGGGTCAAAGCTTCAGGCGGGTTCGTGTCGAGGACGCGGATGGCAATATGACCTGGGTCTTTGCACCTACTACGTGGCCGGTCAGTGTAGCCACCGCGTTCAGCGGGCATGCCCTGTTGGCTGAAGCGGTGCCTAGCGCCCGCCGCCAGCTCCACGAGCCCAAAGTCCCGTCTGCCTTACGCCGGTATGTCGCGCTGGAAAGTGACAGCCAATCAGCCAATCCTGCTTTTGCATATGAAGTAGATGTCCGAAGTGCGCTTGATCGCGTAGCAGGAGCTCTGGCACGACAAGGTCTGATCGCCGGGTACTTTGATGGCGCAGTAGATGCCCTTGCCTTCCATGATGAGCTTCGTGCTGCGCTCGTTTCGCGAAAGATCACCCTGGCCTCTGAAACCTGGCAGCGGGTTGGTCGAGATTGGGCTTATGGATATGGTCAACGCACAACGACAAATCCGGACAACAAACCTTCGCCCGTTTCATTTGCCCTGAGCGAGAGCATCAGCAGCGACGGGTTCTTGACGCGCATTGCGTCAGATGCCCGGCGTGAGCAAGACGCTGCGGCGCTGGCTCTTGGTCGCAACTCTCTTTCAGACCTCACACAATTGATTAAGCGCGCATTGGCAGATGGCGGCCCAAATGTGGGAAAGAACCCGGCCCTGGAAACTGCACTAGCGGATGCCAGGAAACGAGGCTTGCCTGCCGCTGTTGCCCGCCGTTTGCTTGATGAATGGATTGTCGGCAACGACAGTTGGCCTGACGCTGACACACATCTGGATGACGACTCTGACATCTGGGACCTTCTTGGCACCCAGACGCCATATGCTGTCCGCAAATCGAACACCTGTGATGAAACATGGACCGAACCCCTGGCCCTCTCAGCGTTACGAGGTGGTGCTCCAGGTGTGTGCTTTGAAAAGTCATTGCAAGACAGCTGCCTTACTCCAGTTGAACAGCTTGTCCTGACACCCAGCGGCGTGGCCGCCCCAGCAGGATTTACGCCGTCAGGCGCTGTGGATTTGCTGGCTTTCACGATGCCAGACCTTGAAACAAATGGGGCTTCCGGACGCATAGACATCGACGGATTGGTGCATTCCGTCCGGCTGCTGACTATTGCACTGGACATTGCGCATGATGATGCTGGCGTGCCGTCTGAGCTGCGGCCGATTGCAGTTGCGCCCATGAATGTTGCAGCAATGCTCATGAGCCAAGGCGCGGCCTACGGTTCTGACGAGGGGCGGGCCCTTGCAGCATCAGTTTGCGGTCTGGTCACAGCAACTGCAGCGGCAACAAGCGCTGGGTTGGCAGCAGCACTCGAGCCAGCCTCAATAAAGAACTCGGGGAAAGACTCCGCCGCGCGTCTTCGCAAGATGCAAAACACTCTGCTTGGCAATGCAGGCGCATTCAGCGCACATCCATCGCCACCACTCTATCCGCACACCCCCCAGCAAGCTGGCATACTGCAGGCGGCACGCGATATTTTGGACCGTGCCATTGATAAAGCGGAAGAAACGGGGCTTCGCAATACCGCTCTAACGACTGTGTCGGATGACACTGTTTTAATGGATCTATTGGGCGCCGAGTCGGCAGCCCTTTCACCTGTCCGAACACTTGTTAAGTACCGACGGCTGACACCAGAGCTGGATGCTGAAGCGATTTACAAGGTCGTGTCGCCAGCAGTTCCCTCAGGTTTACGCGCGCTTCGTCATGACGACGCTTCGATCGATTCCATTCTGGGTCATTTGGTCGGGCGCGGTTCTCTGCATGGCGCACCGGGCGTCAATTATGACATTCTGCGCTCAAGGGGCTTCACTGACGAAGATATCGAAGTCACAGAAAGTGCCTTAGCGACCGCGAGTAACATTCGGGCGGTGTTTACGCCGTATGTGCTGGGCTGGGATGGAGATTTTTACGCACAGAATGATGAAGACATTTTGGCGGGACTGGGTTTCTCGACCTGGGATATCGAACACGCCAACTTCCATTGCTGCGGTGCCCTGACCCTTGAAGGATCAAGAGACTTACCAATCGAGCATCTGCCTGTGTTTGACTGTGATGAGCCGCTCGGCGAAATCGGAACACGCCACGTCGGCACGTCAGATCGTCTCTTGATGGCGCAGGCTGTTCAGCCGTTTGTGACGGATGGTTTGGCCCTTGACCTGCAGCTGCCCCGCGAGACAACTGTTGACGGTATCCGCGCGCTCTATCAACAAGCAGAAGACATGGGTCTAGCGTCGATCCGCCTCAACCGGAGGGGTGCGGCCCTCAGTGACGCTCTGGACTATGATGATCTGTTAGACGACTTTCCTCGCGACGAGCTGGATGAGGTACGTACGGATGTTACCGACAACATCTATGTACGCTCAGTTGAATCAGATGATCTACCGCAGCCCGCTCCACTGCCTGCTGACAACGCGGCGCTCAATGCCGCCATTTCTTTAGGCTTGAAGCATGGCGTGCCAGTAGAAGCATTTCTGGAGGCGTTTTCAGCTCTGCCGACATCTGATGGAAAAGACGTGCTGAGTGGCACCCTTTCAGCACTGGCCACATCATATTTGGACCAACCGGTCCTGCAAGACGCGGACTCAGATTGTTCGGATTTCTACGGAGATGAAGCGGATCTTGCGGCGACAGATCTTCGCGATCCATTCGTGCGCAGCACCCGCGCACGATCAGGCCAAGTTCAAAATTCAGAAGAAATTGGGACCAGCACCGACACATCGGTGCCGGACCCCTCACGAGCTTTCGGTGATCCGGCCCTTTCGCCCCCCAGCGTTTCAGGCCGCCCCCGAGAGGAATAGCCCACCTTAAGAAGGCGCGAGCAACCAAGCCCCCCAAGCGCGGTTTTTCGCATAAACAAAGATACCCCAAGACGACTAAAGGGCTCCTCGTTGCGAGGAGCCCTTTTCTCTGCCTGCCAATCATTATAGTGCAGGCGTTTATTCTTTAGGTGCCGTGGAACGAATGCTCAGCTCGCGCATCTGATGCGCGCTGGCTTCAGCTGGTGCTCCCATCATCAGGTCCTGGGCCTGCTGGTTCATGGGGAACATTGTCACTTCACGCAGATTTTCTTCACCTGCCAGCAACATGACGATGCGGTCGATCCCTGGTGCGATGCCACCATGCGGCGGCGCGCCATAGCGGAACGCATTCAGCATGCCGCCGAACTTTTCCTCCACAACTTCGGGACCGTATCCGGCGATCTCAAAGGCCTTCATCATGATTTCTGGCCGATGGTTACGAATGGCACCTGACGACAACTCAATGCCGTTGCACACGATGTCGTACTGGTAGCCGTTGATCTCCAAGGGGTCTTTCGTCTCAAGAGCTTCAAGGCCGCCCTGGGGCATGGAGAACGGGTTGTGAGAGAAATCGATCTTCTGTTCGGTTTCATCAAACTCGTACATCGGGAAATCGACGATCCAGCAGAACTCAAACTTGTTCTCGTCGATGAGCTCGAGTTCACGGCCAAGCTGCTGGCGCGCCTGCCCGGCGAAATCCACAAACTTGCCTGGAATACCACAGGTAAAGAACACCGCATCGCCCGCGTTGAGGCCAAGTTCTGTACGCAGAGCTTCTGTCCGCTCAGGCCCGATGTTCTTGGCAAGCGGACCGGCACCAACGACGCTGCCCTCTTCTTCGCGGAAGAAGATGTAGCCTAGACCCGGCTGACCTTCCTTCTGCGCCCAGGAATTCATCCGGTCACAGAATGCACGACTTCCGCCGCCCGGTGCGGGGATTGCCCAGACACGCACCTTGTCATCTGCAGCAATCTGTCCGGCAAACACCTTGAAGCCAGAATCGCGGAACGTTTCCGTTGCATCAGACATTTCAATCGGGTTGCGGAG
The Pyruvatibacter sp. HU-CL02332 genome window above contains:
- the aspS gene encoding aspartate--tRNA ligase, whose product is MTRYRSHTCGQLRAEDVGKTVKLSGWVNRVRDHGGLLFVDLRDHYGLTQCVADPDSPAFPSVEEMRSEWVVTIEGEVVARSDETVNDKLPTGAVEIRITSVEVQSEAQELPLPVFGDTDYPEDTRLRYRFLDLRRERIHQNIVLRSRIIADLRRRMTEAGFGEYQTPILTASSPEGARDFLVPSRMHPGQFYALPQAPQQFKQLIMVAGFDKYFQIAPCFRDEDARADRSPGEFYQLDIEMSFVEQEDIFQEVEPILRDVFIEFGNGKSVSEKFARIPYAESMRKYGSDKPDLRNPIEMSDATETFRDSGFKVFAGQIAADDKVRVWAIPAPGGGSRAFCDRMNSWAQKEGQPGLGYIFFREEEGSVVGAGPLAKNIGPERTEALRTELGLNAGDAVFFTCGIPGKFVDFAGQARQQLGRELELIDENKFEFCWIVDFPMYEFDETEQKIDFSHNPFSMPQGGLEALETKDPLEINGYQYDIVCNGIELSSGAIRNHRPEIMMKAFEIAGYGPEVVEEKFGGMLNAFRYGAPPHGGIAPGIDRIVMLLAGEENLREVTMFPMNQQAQDLMMGAPAEASAHQMRELSIRSTAPKE
- a CDS encoding response regulator; protein product: MPGKDQKPGLGVLAGVGIVAVDDNANTRRLLKELLLAFGTRDLRFAGDGATALEMINAKTPDLILCDWHMEPMDGIAFLRHLRHKDSGAAARTPAIMLTAHTKPEVVKASMDAGANHFVAKPIVPANLLKRIQWVRADKRIFLLDGDHYVLRDPGDITPSGGATGRPAKIPSTPAPKRPAPAPVAAAVVEDVDAEEVWEI